One genomic segment of Pseudomonas fortuita includes these proteins:
- a CDS encoding DMT family transporter: MDSSLRRGSLEMVAAMLISGTIGWFVLVSGQPVLEVVFWRCVFGAVTLLVICAAFGFLRAGVISRTAFLLAIASGVAIVGNWLLLFASYSRASIAIGTAVYNVQPFMLVGLAALFLGEKITLAKLTWLSVAFLGMLAIVSAHGAGQGGGEEYLLGIALALGAAFLYAIAALIIKRLKGTPPHLIALIQVTTGVLVLAPWVKLGGLPGEVPALASLLMLGIVHTGLMYVLLYSAIQRLPTALTGALSFIYPIAAILVDWVAFGHRLVPLQWLGVGLILLAAAGMQQGWWFRPARLAAKN; this comes from the coding sequence ATGGACAGTTCGTTGCGCCGTGGCTCGCTGGAAATGGTCGCCGCCATGCTGATTTCCGGGACCATCGGCTGGTTCGTGCTGGTGTCGGGGCAGCCGGTGCTCGAGGTGGTGTTCTGGCGCTGCGTGTTCGGTGCCGTGACCCTGCTGGTGATTTGCGCCGCTTTCGGCTTTTTGCGGGCCGGAGTCATCAGCCGCACGGCGTTCCTGTTGGCGATCGCCAGCGGCGTGGCCATTGTCGGCAACTGGCTGCTGCTGTTTGCCTCGTATTCCCGTGCGTCGATCGCCATCGGGACCGCGGTGTACAACGTGCAGCCGTTCATGCTGGTGGGGCTGGCAGCGCTGTTTCTGGGCGAAAAGATCACACTGGCCAAGCTTACATGGCTTAGCGTGGCGTTCCTCGGCATGTTGGCCATCGTCAGCGCCCATGGTGCGGGGCAGGGCGGCGGTGAGGAATACTTGCTGGGCATTGCCCTGGCACTGGGTGCGGCGTTTTTGTATGCCATTGCGGCGTTGATCATCAAGCGGCTGAAAGGCACGCCACCTCACCTGATCGCGTTGATTCAGGTAACGACGGGTGTACTGGTGCTGGCGCCGTGGGTCAAGCTCGGCGGATTGCCGGGTGAAGTGCCAGCGCTGGCCAGCCTGTTGATGCTGGGCATCGTCCACACCGGCCTCATGTATGTGCTGCTGTACAGTGCCATTCAGCGTTTGCCCACGGCGTTGACGGGGGCGCTGTCATTCATTTACCCGATTGCTGCGATTCTGGTGGACTGGGTGGCCTTCGGGCACCGCTTGGTGCCGCTGCAATGGCTGGGGGTAGGGCTGATTCTGCTGGCAGCGGCGGGGATGCAGCAGGGATGGTGGTTCCGGCCGGCGCGGCTTGCAGCCAAGAATTGA
- a CDS encoding Lrp/AsnC family transcriptional regulator: MTDAIDQLLINALMEDSRRSLKALAQVSGLSAPSVSERLRRLEERGVLRGYTVEVDPRAFGYQLQAIVRIRPLPGQLQEVERQIIAIPEFTECDKVTGEDCFIARLHVRSMEQLDTLLDRINVLAETNTAIIKKSPVKRRLPPME; the protein is encoded by the coding sequence ATGACCGATGCCATCGACCAACTGTTGATCAATGCACTGATGGAAGACTCGCGCCGCTCGCTCAAAGCCCTGGCGCAAGTCAGCGGGCTGTCCGCGCCCAGCGTCAGCGAGCGCCTGCGCCGCCTGGAAGAGCGCGGTGTGCTGCGCGGTTACACCGTGGAGGTCGATCCGCGCGCCTTTGGTTACCAGTTACAGGCCATCGTGCGCATCCGCCCACTGCCGGGCCAGCTGCAGGAGGTAGAACGGCAAATCATCGCCATCCCCGAGTTCACCGAGTGCGACAAGGTCACCGGGGAGGACTGTTTCATTGCCCGGTTGCATGTGCGCTCGATGGAGCAACTGGACACCCTGCTCGACCGCATCAATGTGCTGGCCGAGACCAACACCGCCATCATCAAGAAAAGCCCGGTGAAGCGGCGATTGCCGCCAATGGAATGA
- a CDS encoding NCS1 family nucleobase:cation symporter-1: MSSSLDLAPELSVASTHPASNLVGEVPQLALSPRLHNRDLAPTRTEGRRWGGYSIFALWTNDVHNIANYSFAMGLFALGLGGWQILLSLAIGAALVYFFMNLSGYMGQKTGVPFPVISRIAFGIHGAQIPALIRAVIAIAWFGIQTYLASVVLRVLLTAVWPQVAAYDHDSILGLSSLGWACFVSIWLVQLVILAYGMEMVRRYEAFAGPVILLTVAALAVFMYVKADARIAWSVSEPLTGVDMWRNIFAGGALWLAIYGTLVLNFCDFARSSPCRKTIRVGNFWGLPVNILVFAVITVVLCGAQFQINGQIIDSPTQIVAAIPSTLFLVLGCVAFLIVTVAVNIMANFVAPAFVLSNLAPRHLNFRRAGLISATLAVLILPWNLYNSPLVIVYFLSGLGALLGPLYGVIMSDYWLLRKGCINVPELYTEHPTGAYHYSKGINLRAVAAFVPAALLAIVLALVPHFHSVAPFSWLIGAGIAAVLYLLIAPRNRHYHDVSGECIAVDHSSH, translated from the coding sequence ATGAGTAGCAGCCTCGACCTTGCCCCTGAACTATCCGTCGCCAGCACCCACCCCGCTTCCAACCTTGTTGGCGAGGTGCCGCAACTGGCGCTGAGCCCGCGCCTGCACAACCGCGACCTTGCCCCGACACGCACCGAAGGGCGGCGCTGGGGTGGCTACAGCATCTTCGCGTTGTGGACAAACGATGTGCACAATATTGCCAACTACTCCTTCGCCATGGGCTTGTTCGCCCTTGGCCTGGGTGGCTGGCAGATTTTGCTGTCGCTGGCCATTGGCGCAGCGCTGGTGTACTTCTTCATGAACCTGTCCGGCTATATGGGGCAGAAAACCGGGGTGCCGTTCCCGGTCATCAGCCGCATTGCCTTCGGCATCCACGGCGCACAGATACCGGCGCTGATCCGCGCAGTCATTGCCATTGCCTGGTTCGGCATCCAGACCTACCTGGCCTCGGTGGTGCTGCGTGTGCTGCTTACAGCCGTGTGGCCGCAAGTGGCGGCCTACGACCACGACAGCATCCTCGGCCTGTCGAGCCTGGGCTGGGCGTGCTTCGTGTCGATCTGGCTGGTGCAGCTGGTGATCCTGGCCTACGGCATGGAGATGGTGCGCCGCTACGAGGCCTTCGCCGGCCCGGTGATCCTGCTGACCGTTGCCGCCCTGGCGGTGTTCATGTACGTCAAGGCCGACGCGCGCATCGCCTGGTCGGTCTCCGAGCCACTGACCGGCGTTGATATGTGGCGCAACATCTTCGCTGGCGGCGCATTGTGGCTGGCGATCTACGGCACCCTGGTACTGAACTTCTGTGATTTCGCCCGCTCCTCGCCGTGCCGCAAGACCATCCGCGTCGGCAACTTCTGGGGCCTGCCGGTGAACATACTGGTGTTTGCCGTGATCACCGTGGTGCTGTGCGGCGCGCAGTTCCAGATCAACGGCCAGATCATCGACAGCCCGACCCAGATCGTCGCCGCCATCCCCAGCACGCTGTTCCTGGTACTGGGCTGCGTAGCCTTCCTGATTGTCACCGTGGCGGTGAACATCATGGCCAACTTCGTCGCCCCGGCTTTCGTGCTCAGCAACCTGGCGCCACGCCACCTGAACTTCCGCCGCGCGGGGCTAATCAGCGCCACCCTGGCGGTGCTGATCCTGCCGTGGAACCTCTACAACAGTCCGCTGGTGATCGTGTACTTCCTGTCCGGCCTGGGCGCCCTGCTCGGCCCGCTGTACGGGGTGATCATGTCCGACTACTGGTTGCTGCGCAAAGGCTGCATCAACGTGCCGGAGCTGTACACCGAGCACCCGACCGGCGCCTACCACTACAGCAAGGGCATCAACCTGCGCGCCGTGGCCGCCTTCGTGCCTGCTGCGTTGCTGGCCATCGTGCTGGCCCTGGTACCCCATTTCCACAGCGTGGCCCCGTTCTCCTGGCTGATCGGTGCTGGCATCGCCGCCGTCCTGTACCTGCTGATCGCACCACGCAACCGCCACTACCACGACGTCAGCGGCGAATGCATCGCCGTCGACCACAGCAGCCATTGA
- a CDS encoding aspartate/glutamate racemase family protein produces the protein MRILIANVNTTEAITEAIAQQARAVAAPGTEIVGLTPWFGAESVEGNFESYLAAIAVMDRVLAYEGPYDAVIQAGYGEHGREGLQELLNVPVVDITDAAASTAMYLGHAYSVVTTLDRTVPLIEDRLKLSGLYDRCASVRASGLAVLELEADPQRAVEAIVEQAERAVHDDKAEVICLGCGGMAGLDEQIRQRTGVPVVDGVSAAVTIAESLVRMGLSTSKVRTYATPRVKKVVGWPMRLGR, from the coding sequence ATGCGTATTCTGATCGCCAACGTCAACACCACCGAAGCCATCACCGAAGCCATTGCCCAACAGGCCCGTGCAGTAGCCGCACCCGGTACCGAAATCGTGGGGCTTACCCCTTGGTTCGGCGCCGAGTCGGTGGAAGGCAACTTCGAAAGCTACCTGGCTGCCATTGCGGTGATGGACCGGGTGCTCGCCTACGAAGGTCCTTACGACGCCGTGATCCAGGCCGGTTACGGCGAACACGGCCGCGAAGGCCTGCAGGAACTGCTGAACGTGCCGGTGGTGGACATTACCGATGCGGCCGCCAGCACCGCGATGTACCTGGGCCATGCTTATTCCGTGGTAACCACCCTGGACCGCACCGTGCCACTGATCGAAGACCGTCTGAAGCTGTCTGGCCTTTATGACCGCTGTGCCTCGGTGCGGGCCAGCGGGCTGGCGGTGCTGGAGCTGGAAGCCGACCCGCAGCGGGCTGTGGAGGCGATTGTCGAGCAGGCCGAACGCGCCGTGCATGACGACAAGGCCGAAGTGATTTGCCTGGGTTGCGGCGGCATGGCCGGGCTGGACGAGCAGATCCGCCAGCGCACCGGCGTGCCGGTGGTGGATGGGGTGAGCGCAGCGGTGACCATTGCCGAATCGCTGGTGCGTATGGGCTTGAGCACCTCCAAGGTGCGCACCTATGCCACACCGCGGGTGAAGAAAGTGGTGGGTTGGCCGATGCGCCTAGGCCGCTGA
- a CDS encoding D-amino acid dehydrogenase, which yields MKQRVTVIGGGVVGLATAYALVREGRSVDLIEARDSLASATSFANGGQLSYRYVAPLADAGVPWQALGWLLQGESPLRLRLRLDPAQWRWLLAFTLACRRSVNRRNAEQLLELALRSQAVLAQWREDQNLGDFNWRRNGKLVAFRSERAFAHGRAQLTDPASQRVLAAAELRALEPALEGAPFVGGVFTADEEVGDCHLFCQRLEALLRASGQCRFLLGRPVTQLVRRQDQVVALQLGNEQLAVEQLVLCAGHRGPSLALPGVQIPVYPLKGYSLTAPISTGHRAPEVSLTDYERKIVYARLGQQLRVAAMVDIVGFDESVEKRRLQSMRRLALETLPMAADYGQAVEWAGMRPATPTGVPIIGGTVYRNLWLNLGHGALGFTLACGSAQRLVEMMG from the coding sequence ATGAAGCAGCGGGTAACGGTAATCGGGGGCGGGGTGGTTGGCCTGGCGACGGCTTACGCGCTTGTTCGTGAAGGGCGGTCGGTTGATTTGATCGAGGCCCGCGACAGCTTGGCGTCGGCGACCAGCTTCGCCAATGGCGGGCAATTGTCCTATCGCTATGTGGCGCCGCTGGCTGATGCCGGGGTGCCGTGGCAGGCATTGGGTTGGCTATTGCAGGGCGAGTCGCCGCTGCGCCTGCGCTTGCGCCTGGACCCGGCGCAGTGGCGCTGGTTGTTGGCATTCACCCTGGCTTGCCGGCGCAGCGTCAATCGCCGAAATGCCGAGCAGCTGCTGGAGCTGGCGCTGCGCAGCCAGGCCGTGCTGGCGCAATGGCGCGAGGACCAGAACCTGGGTGATTTCAACTGGCGGCGCAATGGCAAGCTGGTGGCTTTTCGCAGCGAGCGGGCCTTTGCCCATGGCCGGGCTCAGTTGACGGACCCGGCCAGCCAGCGGGTGCTGGCAGCAGCCGAGTTGCGCGCGCTGGAACCCGCCCTGGAGGGCGCACCGTTTGTGGGTGGCGTGTTCACAGCGGATGAAGAGGTGGGCGATTGCCACTTGTTCTGCCAGCGCCTGGAGGCACTGTTGCGCGCTTCGGGGCAATGCCGTTTCCTGCTTGGGCGGCCAGTGACGCAGCTGGTACGGCGCCAGGACCAGGTCGTAGCGCTGCAACTGGGCAACGAGCAACTGGCCGTGGAACAGTTGGTGCTGTGTGCCGGGCATCGTGGCCCAAGCTTGGCATTACCGGGGGTGCAGATACCGGTCTACCCGCTGAAGGGCTACAGCCTGACGGCACCGATCAGCACTGGGCATCGGGCACCGGAAGTGAGCCTTACCGACTATGAACGCAAGATCGTCTATGCCCGCCTGGGGCAGCAGCTGCGGGTAGCGGCGATGGTGGACATTGTCGGGTTCGACGAATCGGTGGAAAAGCGCAGGTTGCAGAGCATGCGACGGCTGGCGCTGGAGACATTACCGATGGCTGCGGATTATGGGCAGGCGGTGGAGTGGGCGGGCATGCGACCGGCGACACCGACCGGGGTGCCGATCATAGGGGGGACGGTGTATCGCAACCTGTGGCTGAACCTGGGGCATGGGGCGTTGGGGTTTACACTGGCCTGTGGCAGTGCGCAGCGCTTGGTCGAGATGATGGGTTGA
- a CDS encoding FKBP-type peptidyl-prolyl cis-trans isomerase has protein sequence MSQELQIIDLVEGEGKAAVKGALITTQYTGWLADGSEFDSSWSRGKPFQCVIGTGRVIKGWDQGLMGMRVGGKRKLQVPAHLGYGERSVGAIPPGSDLTFEIELLEVLTRDD, from the coding sequence GTGAGCCAAGAACTGCAGATCATCGACCTGGTCGAGGGTGAAGGCAAAGCCGCCGTCAAGGGCGCCCTGATCACCACCCAGTACACTGGCTGGCTGGCTGATGGCAGCGAGTTCGACTCGTCCTGGTCACGCGGCAAGCCGTTCCAGTGCGTTATTGGTACCGGTCGAGTGATCAAAGGTTGGGATCAGGGCCTGATGGGGATGCGCGTTGGCGGCAAGCGCAAACTGCAGGTTCCAGCACACTTGGGCTATGGCGAGCGCAGCGTGGGGGCGATACCGCCTGGCTCGGACCTGACCTTTGAGATCGAATTGCTGGAAGTGCTGACGCGGGATGATTGA
- a CDS encoding GFA family protein: MALEKQGTCLCGATTLKVTVDNTHISACHCSMCRKWTGGPLLVVHCSQPPVIEGRTPNVYDSSDWAQRGFCGQCGTHLYYRLKSNDFHAVPVGLLDGDQEWDFDLQIFVEQKPAWYCFANQTKELTGQEVFEQSS, encoded by the coding sequence ATGGCCCTGGAAAAACAAGGCACCTGCCTGTGCGGCGCCACCACGCTCAAGGTCACCGTCGACAACACCCATATCAGCGCCTGCCATTGCAGCATGTGCCGCAAGTGGACCGGCGGCCCGTTGCTGGTGGTGCATTGCAGCCAGCCGCCGGTCATCGAAGGGCGTACCCCCAATGTCTACGATTCGTCCGACTGGGCGCAGCGAGGGTTTTGCGGCCAATGCGGCACGCACCTGTATTACCGGCTGAAGTCCAATGACTTCCATGCGGTGCCGGTCGGCCTGCTGGATGGGGATCAGGAGTGGGATTTCGATCTGCAGATTTTTGTCGAGCAGAAGCCCGCCTGGTACTGCTTTGCCAACCAGACCAAAGAGCTGACCGGTCAAGAAGTGTTTGAGCAGAGCAGTTAA
- a CDS encoding PhzF family phenazine biosynthesis protein — MQLEIFQVDAFSAEPFGGNPAAVIPLEAWLPDDVLQRIAEENNLSETAYFVRNGETFDLRWFTPTVEVDLCGHATLASAYVLFEQLGEQAQVLRFNTRSGELLVSRGADGLLAMDFPAKQPGIVETPAGLLQALGLSQAQAVYRSDDYVVVIDDALLLDTLKPDFVALSAFDVRGIAVTAAGRGFDFVTRWFGPRVGVNEDPVTGSAHTSLAPVWAERLGKQVLSCEQGGARKGQLLCEVPGNGRVIISGRAALYLRGTVYI; from the coding sequence ATGCAACTCGAAATCTTCCAGGTCGATGCCTTTTCCGCTGAACCGTTCGGTGGCAACCCGGCGGCGGTGATCCCGCTTGAGGCCTGGCTGCCGGACGATGTGCTGCAGCGCATCGCCGAAGAAAACAACTTGTCGGAAACGGCCTATTTCGTGCGCAACGGCGAAACCTTTGACCTGCGCTGGTTCACCCCGACCGTTGAAGTTGACCTATGCGGCCACGCGACTCTCGCGTCGGCCTATGTGCTGTTCGAGCAACTGGGTGAGCAGGCGCAGGTGCTGCGTTTCAATACCCGCAGTGGCGAATTGCTTGTCAGCCGTGGCGCTGACGGGTTGCTGGCCATGGATTTCCCGGCCAAACAGCCGGGCATCGTGGAAACCCCGGCGGGCCTGTTGCAAGCGCTGGGCCTGAGCCAGGCACAGGCGGTGTACCGTAGCGATGACTACGTCGTCGTGATTGATGACGCCCTGTTGCTCGATACGTTAAAGCCTGACTTTGTGGCACTTTCGGCCTTCGACGTGCGCGGCATTGCCGTGACGGCTGCAGGGCGTGGCTTTGATTTTGTCACCCGCTGGTTCGGCCCGCGGGTCGGCGTGAATGAAGACCCGGTCACTGGCTCGGCACACACCTCGCTGGCGCCGGTGTGGGCTGAGCGCCTGGGCAAGCAGGTGCTCAGCTGCGAGCAGGGCGGTGCACGTAAAGGGCAGCTGCTGTGCGAAGTACCGGGCAATGGCCGGGTGATCATCAGCGGGCGGGCGGCGTTGTACCTGCGCGGCACTGTGTACATCTGA
- a CDS encoding 2-hydroxyacid dehydrogenase has product MRKTVLVLVETVDDYLPMLEQAGYRLIRAPSPQLRAEAIQRHASEIDAVLTRGPLGLTAAEIDALPKLQIICVIGAGYEQVDLVAAAARGITVTNGAGANASAVADHTLALLLALLRDIPRADASTRRGEWNRVISPSVSGKRLGILGLGAVGQAIAKRANLGFDMSISYHSRTPREDVPYTWYDSPLHLAAAVDILVVATPGGANTQHLVDAQVLQALGANGYLVNIARASVVDTQALITALQQGQLAGAALDVFDDEPAVPQGLKALANTVLTPHVAGQSPEAARDTVTLVLRNLQAFFAGEPVLTPVRP; this is encoded by the coding sequence ATGCGCAAGACAGTCCTGGTACTGGTAGAAACCGTCGACGATTACCTGCCCATGCTGGAGCAGGCCGGTTACCGCCTTATCCGTGCCCCCTCACCGCAACTGCGCGCCGAGGCCATTCAGCGCCACGCCAGTGAAATCGATGCCGTGCTCACTCGCGGCCCGCTGGGGCTGACTGCCGCCGAAATCGACGCATTGCCCAAGTTGCAGATCATCTGCGTGATCGGCGCCGGCTACGAGCAAGTCGACCTGGTTGCCGCCGCCGCCCGCGGCATCACCGTAACCAATGGCGCTGGTGCCAATGCCAGCGCAGTCGCCGACCACACCCTGGCCCTGTTGCTGGCACTACTGCGCGACATTCCCCGTGCTGATGCCAGCACCCGGCGCGGTGAATGGAACCGGGTGATCAGCCCCTCGGTGAGCGGCAAACGCCTGGGTATTCTTGGCCTCGGGGCGGTGGGCCAGGCCATTGCCAAGCGCGCCAATCTGGGCTTCGACATGTCCATCAGCTATCACAGCCGCACGCCGCGCGAAGATGTACCTTACACCTGGTACGACAGCCCGCTGCACCTGGCCGCTGCTGTCGACATCCTGGTCGTGGCCACTCCCGGTGGCGCCAATACCCAGCACCTGGTCGATGCTCAGGTACTGCAGGCGCTGGGCGCAAATGGCTATCTGGTGAATATTGCCCGGGCCAGCGTGGTCGACACGCAGGCTCTGATTACCGCATTGCAGCAGGGTCAGCTGGCGGGCGCCGCGCTGGACGTGTTCGACGACGAACCGGCAGTACCCCAAGGCCTCAAGGCTTTGGCCAATACCGTGCTCACGCCCCACGTTGCCGGCCAGTCACCGGAGGCTGCGCGCGATACCGTGACCCTGGTGCTGCGCAACCTGCAGGCTTTCTTTGCCGGCGAGCCGGTATTGACCCCGGTACGCCCGTAA
- the ccmI gene encoding c-type cytochrome biogenesis protein CcmI, whose amino-acid sequence MIEFWLSAGLLLLAALSFLLIPILRGRRRQQEEDRTALNVALYQERVAELAAQQAAGVLDEAQLAKGRDEAARELLADTEGADAPRQGHLGKALPLLAAVLVPLMALGLYLHFGAADKVALTQEFAEAPKSMEEMTTRLERVVQAQPESAEAVYFLGRAYMAEQRPADAARTFERAVALAGRQPELLGQWAQALYFAADKQWSPQLQALTDEALKADPNEVTSLGLRGIAAFEGERYQEAIDYWKRLLAQLPEGDASRDALQGGIDRAAERLGGPAGQAAEPAPVAARMKVRVELAAALKDKVKPDDTVFIFARASNGPPMPLAAKRVTVAQLPIEVELSDADAMMPQMKLSQFAEVQLVARVSRAGQPTRGEWIGQGAPLPSTTQATQHLTIDSPDL is encoded by the coding sequence ATGATTGAATTCTGGCTTAGCGCGGGCCTGCTGCTGCTCGCCGCCCTCAGCTTTTTGCTGATCCCGATCCTGCGTGGCCGCCGTCGCCAGCAGGAAGAAGACCGCACTGCCCTGAACGTGGCCCTGTATCAGGAACGCGTTGCCGAACTGGCTGCCCAGCAGGCTGCCGGTGTGCTCGATGAGGCACAGTTGGCCAAGGGCCGTGACGAGGCTGCCCGCGAATTGCTGGCTGATACCGAAGGCGCCGATGCCCCACGCCAGGGGCATTTGGGCAAAGCCCTGCCGCTACTGGCTGCCGTGCTGGTACCGCTGATGGCGCTGGGGCTGTACCTGCATTTTGGTGCGGCCGACAAGGTGGCGCTGACCCAGGAATTCGCCGAAGCACCCAAGTCGATGGAAGAAATGACCACGCGCCTGGAGCGTGTGGTGCAGGCCCAGCCTGAGTCGGCCGAGGCCGTGTATTTCCTGGGCCGTGCCTACATGGCCGAGCAGCGCCCGGCCGATGCTGCGCGTACTTTCGAGCGGGCGGTGGCCTTGGCTGGCCGCCAGCCCGAGCTGCTGGGCCAGTGGGCCCAGGCCCTGTACTTTGCGGCCGACAAGCAGTGGAGCCCGCAGTTGCAGGCACTGACGGATGAAGCGCTGAAGGCCGACCCCAACGAGGTGACCAGCCTGGGCCTGCGCGGTATCGCGGCCTTTGAAGGCGAGCGTTACCAGGAAGCCATCGACTACTGGAAGCGCCTGCTGGCGCAGTTGCCGGAAGGCGATGCATCGCGCGATGCCCTGCAAGGCGGCATCGACCGCGCTGCCGAACGCCTGGGTGGCCCGGCAGGGCAGGCTGCAGAGCCCGCGCCGGTGGCTGCGCGGATGAAAGTGCGGGTGGAACTGGCGGCGGCACTGAAGGACAAGGTAAAACCTGACGATACGGTGTTCATCTTCGCTCGCGCCAGCAATGGCCCGCCGATGCCCCTGGCAGCCAAGCGGGTGACGGTGGCGCAGTTGCCGATCGAAGTGGAGTTGTCCGATGCTGACGCGATGATGCCGCAGATGAAACTGTCGCAATTTGCCGAAGTCCAATTGGTTGCACGGGTTTCCCGCGCTGGCCAGCCTACCCGCGGCGAGTGGATTGGCCAGGGCGCGCCGTTGCCCAGCACCACCCAGGCTACCCAGCACCTGACCATCGACAGCCCAGACCTGTAA
- a CDS encoding cytochrome c-type biogenesis protein, producing MRRWLAAAVLGMSLGSVAKAAIDTYQFRDEAERERYQQLTKELRCPKCQNQDIADSNAPIAADLRREIFRMLGEGKSNQQIVDFMVDRYGDFVRYKPALSGRTWLLWFGPGILLAGGFVVLAVIVRRRRGTALPGNNELSVEERERLAKLLEKEQTHD from the coding sequence ATGAGGCGCTGGCTGGCAGCTGCCGTGCTGGGCATGAGCCTGGGCAGTGTGGCCAAGGCGGCCATCGACACTTACCAGTTCCGCGATGAAGCCGAGCGCGAGCGCTACCAGCAGTTGACCAAGGAACTGCGTTGCCCCAAGTGCCAGAACCAGGACATCGCCGATTCCAACGCACCGATTGCTGCCGACCTGCGCCGAGAGATCTTCCGCATGCTTGGCGAAGGCAAGAGCAACCAGCAGATCGTCGACTTCATGGTGGACCGCTACGGTGACTTCGTGCGCTACAAACCGGCGCTCAGCGGGCGTACCTGGCTGTTGTGGTTCGGCCCGGGCATCCTGTTGGCCGGTGGTTTCGTGGTGCTGGCGGTGATCGTGCGCCGACGCCGTGGTACGGCTTTGCCGGGCAACAACGAGCTTTCTGTCGAAGAACGCGAGCGACTCGCCAAACTGCTGGAAAAAGAACAGACCCATGATTGA
- a CDS encoding DsbE family thiol:disulfide interchange protein: MKRWIMVVPLAVFLLVAVFLYKGLFLKPDELPSAMIGKPFPVFSLASTQGDRTLTQADLQGRPALVNVWATWCPSCKVEHPYLNQLAQQGVVIHGVNYKDDNAAAQKWLAEFHNPYQLDIRDEQGSLGLDLGVYGAPETFLIDAKGIIRYKHVGIVDATVWREQLAPLYQGLVDEARQ, translated from the coding sequence ATGAAGCGTTGGATCATGGTAGTCCCCCTGGCAGTGTTCCTGCTGGTGGCGGTGTTTCTCTACAAGGGGCTGTTTCTCAAGCCCGACGAGCTGCCTTCGGCAATGATCGGCAAACCGTTCCCGGTGTTTTCCCTGGCTTCGACCCAGGGCGACCGGACCCTGACCCAGGCCGACTTGCAGGGCCGCCCGGCATTGGTCAACGTGTGGGCCACCTGGTGCCCGTCGTGCAAGGTCGAGCACCCCTACCTGAACCAGCTGGCGCAGCAGGGCGTGGTGATCCACGGCGTCAATTACAAGGACGACAACGCCGCTGCGCAGAAATGGCTGGCCGAATTCCACAACCCTTACCAGCTGGACATCCGTGACGAGCAGGGCAGCCTTGGCCTGGATCTCGGGGTGTACGGCGCGCCGGAAACTTTCCTGATCGACGCCAAGGGCATCATCCGCTACAAGCATGTGGGCATTGTCGATGCCACGGTGTGGCGTGAGCAGCTGGCACCGCTGTACCAGGGCCTGGTCGATGAGGCCAGGCAATGA